A genomic segment from Necator americanus strain Aroian chromosome III, whole genome shotgun sequence encodes:
- a CDS encoding hypothetical protein (NECATOR_CHRIII.G9140.T1): MQAVHELLTQRQASLNMYGLSIRQIMTLIDECLNCSIFRWSGQYYRQLRGLAMGQRLAPTLAIVLMAKTEKPIIDRKPLLYYRYIDYCCVVCSTQAELDTCFNLLNQQCPHIKFTKERLIDSWLALLNVHIYLRNGIYKTKWYRKPSSKNILIHYLSAHPSKMKKSVIGNMYRTAARVSSSSQETTWSENLAHKVAISNGYPAGNGATRPARHPSRRSNVVDSPETIPFCLPCISDDMSRAVRGCLRKAGLQNDVRVVEIPPANLKGQLVRAYDRLCTTPSCVVCPYGREGDCMISGVVYRITCKLCGDDHVGETGRPLCMRVKEHLDGLEKSKTP, translated from the coding sequence atgcaggctgttcacgaactgctcacgcagcgCCAGGCTTCATTGAACATGTATGGATTAAGCATTAGGCAGATCATGACATTGATAgacgaatgcctgaattgctctattttccgatggtcgggacagtactaccgacaacttagaggcctagctatgggacaaaggctggcacccactctcgccattgttttAATGGCCAAGACCGAAAAGCCTATAATAGACCGCAAACCACTACTGTACTATCGTTACATAGATTATTGCTGCGTCGTCTGCTCAACACAAGCAGAACTAGACacgtgcttcaatcttctcaatcagcagtgtccgcacattaagttcacaaaGGAGAGACTGATAGACAGTTGGTTAGCTCTCTTGAATGTGCATatttacttgcggaatgggatatataagactaagtggtaccgGAAACCCAGCAGCAAAAACATCTTGATCCACTAcctttcagcgcatcccagcaaaatgaaaaaatctgttataggtaacatgtacagaacggcggcaagagtctcgtcgagtagccaggaaacAACATGGTCTGAAAATCtggcccataaagtagcaatatccaatgggtacccagctggaaatggtgctacccgaccagcacgacatccctctcgaagatccaacgtagtAGATAGCCCAGAAAcgatccctttctgtttaccttgtATATCTGATGACatgagcagagcggtacgGGGTTGTCTAAGAAAAGCGGGTCtacagaatgacgtgagggttgtggaaatacctccggcaaacctcaagggtcagctggtacgtgcgtatgatcgactctgcacaactcccagctgcgtggtttgcccgtatggcagagagggtgattgcatgatatcaggagtagtgtatcgtatcacatgcaagttgtgcggtgacgatcatgtaggggaaacgggacgtccactgtgtatgagggtcaaggagcatctagatggactcgaaaaatctaaaacaccgtag
- a CDS encoding hypothetical protein (NECATOR_CHRIII.G9140.T2) — MTLIDECLNCSIFRWSGQYYRQLRGLAMGQRLAPTLAIVLMAKTEKPIIDRKPLLYYRYIDYCCVVCSTQAELDTCFNLLNQQCPHIKFTKERLIDSWLALLNVHIYLRNGIYKTKWYRKPSSKNILIHYLSAHPSKMKKSVIGNMYRTAARVSSSSQETTWSENLAHKVAISNGYPAGNGATRPARHPSRRSNVVDSPETIPFCLPCISDDMSRAVRGCLRKAGLQNDVRVVEIPPANLKGQLVRAYDRLCTTPSCVVCPYGREGDCMISGVVYRITCKLCGDDHVGETGRPLCMRVKEHLDGLEKSKTP, encoded by the coding sequence ATGACATTGATAgacgaatgcctgaattgctctattttccgatggtcgggacagtactaccgacaacttagaggcctagctatgggacaaaggctggcacccactctcgccattgttttAATGGCCAAGACCGAAAAGCCTATAATAGACCGCAAACCACTACTGTACTATCGTTACATAGATTATTGCTGCGTCGTCTGCTCAACACAAGCAGAACTAGACacgtgcttcaatcttctcaatcagcagtgtccgcacattaagttcacaaaGGAGAGACTGATAGACAGTTGGTTAGCTCTCTTGAATGTGCATatttacttgcggaatgggatatataagactaagtggtaccgGAAACCCAGCAGCAAAAACATCTTGATCCACTAcctttcagcgcatcccagcaaaatgaaaaaatctgttataggtaacatgtacagaacggcggcaagagtctcgtcgagtagccaggaaacAACATGGTCTGAAAATCtggcccataaagtagcaatatccaatgggtacccagctggaaatggtgctacccgaccagcacgacatccctctcgaagatccaacgtagtAGATAGCCCAGAAAcgatccctttctgtttaccttgtATATCTGATGACatgagcagagcggtacgGGGTTGTCTAAGAAAAGCGGGTCtacagaatgacgtgagggttgtggaaatacctccggcaaacctcaagggtcagctggtacgtgcgtatgatcgactctgcacaactcccagctgcgtggtttgcccgtatggcagagagggtgattgcatgatatcaggagtagtgtatcgtatcacatgcaagttgtgcggtgacgatcatgtaggggaaacgggacgtccactgtgtatgagggtcaaggagcatctagatggactcgaaaaatctaaaacaccgtag